The following are encoded in a window of Legionella geestiana genomic DNA:
- a CDS encoding ribonucleoside-diphosphate reductase subunit alpha: MSEIIEPVRDVPKTSQMELSTTTPGLLKTIKRNGKVTHYDDNKIRVAITKAFIAVEGGSAAASNRIHDQVNLITRQITDAFKRRMPEGGTIHIEDIQDQVELALMRSGAHKVARSYVLYREEHRKARESELAAQAADSRVPLITMPNGKLKPLDLQRVETIVAEACHDLEGVQAEPVITDALRNLYNQAKLSDVHKALIMAARALVETEPNYSFVSARLLLDSLRAEALGHLGLREEATFDEMRDLYPVYFKAYIAHGINLGMLDPKLIDFDLDALARALVPERDMQFTYLGLQTLYDRYFIHDNGVRYELPQTMFMRVAMGLALREQAKEEQAILFYNRLSSFDYMASTPTLFNAGTVFSQLSSCYLTTVEEDSLEAIYEAIKNNALLSKFAGGLGNDWTPVRAMGSPIRGTNGKSQGVVPFLNVADATAVAVNQGGKRKGAVCAYLECWHLDVEEFLELRKNTGDDRRRTHDMNTALWIPDLFMERVQQDGEWTLFSPDDVKGLHDAYGKAFSTLYTQYEEEAREGKITNCKTVSALKLWRRMLSMLFETGHPWLTFKDPCNLRSPQQHAGVVHSSNLCTEITLNTSAEEIAVCNLGSINLPAHIINGKLDREKLRQTVTTAVRMLDNVIDINFYAVAAARNSNLRHRPVGLGIMGFQDALYKMGMDYASKEAVEFADASMELVSYYAIEASCDLARERGSYPSFEGSLWSKGILPIDSINLLQQTRGKNLEQDRTQRLDWEPLRVKVRTQGMRNSNVMAIAPTATISNICGVSQSIEPTYQNLYVKSNLSGEFTVVNPYLVAELKALNLWDAVIVNDLKYYNGSVQPISRIPAHLKTRFATSFEIDPMWLVEAASRRQKWIDQAQSLNIYMAKPSGKKLDELYKQAWLRGLKTTYYLRSLGASNAEKSTIADGALNAVKIDEPKVCSILDPDCEACQ; encoded by the coding sequence ATGTCAGAGATTATTGAACCAGTACGGGATGTACCGAAAACCAGCCAGATGGAACTCAGCACGACAACGCCTGGCCTTCTGAAAACCATCAAGCGCAATGGCAAGGTTACGCATTACGATGATAATAAAATTCGTGTAGCCATCACCAAAGCCTTTATTGCGGTTGAAGGCGGCAGTGCCGCGGCCTCTAACCGTATCCACGACCAGGTGAACCTGATCACCCGCCAGATAACTGACGCGTTTAAGCGACGCATGCCGGAAGGCGGCACGATTCACATCGAGGATATTCAAGACCAGGTCGAGCTTGCGCTCATGCGCAGTGGCGCGCATAAGGTTGCGCGCTCCTATGTACTGTATCGCGAAGAGCACCGCAAGGCGCGCGAAAGCGAGCTGGCCGCACAGGCAGCCGACAGCCGGGTTCCACTCATCACCATGCCCAATGGCAAATTGAAGCCGCTGGATTTACAGCGTGTGGAAACCATCGTTGCAGAAGCCTGCCACGACCTGGAGGGCGTACAGGCGGAACCGGTGATTACCGATGCGCTGCGCAATCTTTATAACCAGGCAAAACTTTCTGATGTGCACAAGGCCCTTATCATGGCAGCCCGCGCACTGGTGGAAACCGAGCCTAACTACTCGTTTGTCAGTGCCCGCCTGCTGCTCGACAGCCTGCGTGCTGAAGCGCTTGGACACCTTGGGCTGCGTGAAGAGGCTACGTTTGATGAAATGCGCGATCTCTATCCCGTGTATTTCAAAGCCTACATTGCTCATGGCATCAACCTCGGCATGCTCGACCCCAAACTGATAGACTTTGACCTTGACGCTCTGGCGCGCGCACTCGTACCTGAACGTGATATGCAGTTTACGTATCTCGGACTGCAAACGCTTTACGATCGTTATTTTATCCATGACAACGGCGTACGCTATGAGCTTCCGCAAACCATGTTCATGCGGGTTGCGATGGGGCTTGCCCTGCGCGAGCAGGCCAAAGAAGAACAGGCCATTCTCTTTTATAATCGCCTTTCTTCCTTTGACTACATGGCATCCACGCCAACGCTCTTTAACGCGGGCACGGTGTTTTCACAGTTATCAAGCTGCTACCTGACGACTGTAGAAGAAGACAGCCTTGAGGCCATCTACGAGGCCATCAAAAACAACGCTCTCCTCTCGAAGTTTGCAGGCGGCCTTGGCAATGACTGGACGCCGGTACGCGCCATGGGTTCACCCATTCGCGGCACCAACGGCAAATCGCAGGGTGTTGTTCCCTTCCTGAATGTCGCCGATGCCACCGCGGTTGCCGTGAACCAGGGCGGAAAACGCAAGGGTGCGGTCTGCGCGTATCTTGAGTGCTGGCACCTTGATGTGGAAGAGTTTCTTGAACTTCGCAAAAATACCGGTGACGATCGCCGCCGTACGCATGATATGAACACCGCTCTCTGGATACCCGATTTGTTCATGGAGCGCGTACAGCAGGATGGCGAGTGGACACTGTTTTCGCCGGATGATGTCAAGGGCCTGCACGATGCCTATGGCAAAGCCTTCTCCACACTGTACACACAGTATGAAGAAGAGGCACGCGAGGGTAAAATCACTAACTGCAAAACGGTATCTGCGCTTAAATTATGGCGGCGCATGCTATCGATGCTCTTTGAAACCGGCCACCCCTGGCTGACCTTCAAAGACCCGTGCAACCTGCGCTCCCCGCAGCAGCATGCAGGTGTGGTGCACAGTTCCAACCTGTGTACAGAAATTACACTCAACACCTCTGCCGAAGAAATAGCGGTGTGCAACCTTGGCAGCATCAACCTGCCGGCGCACATCATCAACGGCAAACTGGACCGTGAAAAACTGCGCCAGACCGTCACTACTGCCGTGCGCATGCTGGATAACGTCATTGACATTAACTTCTATGCCGTTGCCGCCGCACGCAATTCCAACCTGCGTCACCGTCCGGTTGGGCTTGGCATTATGGGCTTTCAGGATGCGCTCTACAAAATGGGCATGGACTACGCTTCCAAAGAAGCCGTGGAATTTGCCGATGCGTCCATGGAGCTTGTCAGCTATTACGCGATTGAAGCCTCCTGCGATCTCGCCCGTGAGCGCGGCAGCTATCCAAGCTTTGAAGGCTCGCTCTGGAGCAAGGGGATTCTGCCGATTGATTCTATCAATCTGCTCCAGCAGACTCGCGGCAAAAATCTGGAACAGGACCGTACGCAACGCCTCGACTGGGAGCCTCTGCGCGTGAAAGTGCGTACCCAGGGCATGCGTAACTCCAATGTCATGGCCATCGCGCCTACGGCGACCATTTCCAACATTTGCGGCGTGTCGCAATCCATTGAGCCGACCTACCAGAACCTGTATGTGAAATCGAACCTTTCGGGCGAATTCACCGTTGTCAATCCGTATCTGGTGGCCGAACTCAAGGCGTTGAACCTCTGGGATGCCGTGATAGTTAATGACCTTAAGTACTACAACGGCAGTGTGCAGCCCATCAGCCGCATTCCGGCGCACCTCAAGACGCGCTTTGCCACGTCTTTTGAGA